A genomic window from Triticum urartu cultivar G1812 chromosome 7, Tu2.1, whole genome shotgun sequence includes:
- the LOC125520711 gene encoding iron-sulfur assembly protein IscA, chloroplastic produces the protein MALASGTATRPLLGRLPGTARPHLAVSPSPSAPACTVRFAARSGGSRAVSLRASAPPAAATATPGSIAPAISLTEKALKHLNRMRSEKNEDLCLRIGVKQGGCSGMSYTMEFESRGSANPDDSVIEYEGFTIVCDPKSLLFMFGMELDYSDALIGGGFNFQNPNATKTCGCGKSFATSKEMQSTATACNN, from the exons ATGGCGCTCGCGTCCGGCACGGCGACCCGCCCGCTCCTGGGCCGCCTCCCGGGCACGGCGCGGCCCCACCTCGCCGTCTCCCCCTCGCCCTCCGCCCCGGCCTGCACGGTCCGCTTCGCCGCCCGCAGCGGGGGCTCCCGCGCCGTCTCCCTCCGCGCCTCCGCCCCGCCAG CTGCTGCAACAGCAACGCCTGGTAGTATCGCACCAGCTATCTCATTGACAGAGAAGGCCTTGAAGCATCTGAACAGAATGAGGTCCGAAAAGAATGAAGATCTCTGTTTGAGGATTGGAGTTAAACAAGGTGGATGTTCTGGCATGTCTTACACCATGGAGTTTGAGAGCCGAGGAAGCGCCAACCCTGACGATTCAGTCATCGAGTATGAAGGTTTCACAATAG TCTGTGACCCAAAGAGCCTTCTCTTCATGTTTGGAATGGAGCTGGACTACAGCGACGCCCTCATCGGGGGCGGCTTCAACTTCCAGAACCCAAACGCGACAAAAACGTGTGGGTGCGGCAAGTCATTCGCAACCAGCAAGGAAATGCAGAGCACAGCAACTGCCTGCAACAACTAA